GAAAATTGAGCAATATCATAGGGCTATAAAACAGGTCTGTCATGTAGAACACTTCCAAGTCAGAACAGAAATGGCGATACGCAATCATATTTTCGCTTCAATTTTAGGCTATGTGCAATTACAAAAGATGTGTATCTCTAAGCTTATCAGTAACTGTTATGAGCTTCAGCGTGAGTTATTTAATACTGTGGTAGCAGATTCTATAGCGACACTCATGCCTGAAATAAAAAATATCAATCCACAATTTAGGCATTCCGTCAATGCGTAAGTCCTACAGTATTAGGAATCGATTTAGCAAAGAGCAGTTTTCAACTTCATGGTGTTGATGAAAAGGGAAATACAGTTCTTAAAAAGAAGCTGAACCGAACCCATCTCACAGCGTTTATTGCCAAGCTACCGCCCTGTTTAATTGGCCTTGAAGCCTGTGGCGGCGCACATCACTGGGTGCGTGTTTTCAGTGAATTTGGACATACGGTTAAAATGATAGCGCCTCAGTTTGTAAAGCCCTATGTCAAATCGAACAAAAATGATGCAGTGGATGCACAAGCCATTTGTGAAGCCGTACAACGCCCAAATATGCGTTTTGTGCCCAGCAAGCGTATTGAACAGCAGGATATTCAAAGCGTGCATCGGGTTCGAAATTTATT
The window above is part of the bacterium genome. Proteins encoded here:
- a CDS encoding transposase is translated as MDLAKSSFQLHGVDEKGNTVLKKKLNRTHLTAFIAKLPPCLIGLEACGGAHHWVRVFSEFGHTVKMIAPQFVKPYVKSNKNDAVDAQAICEAVQRPNMRFVPSKRIEQQDIQSVHRVRNL